The nucleotide sequence ATCGGCGGTATCGACGAGAGCTACGAGTACGCCATGGACACGGAACTGTTCTGGCGGATCCTTGACGCCGACATCAGGATGGCGCGAGTCACGGCGTTTCTCGCCGCGCGTCGACTTCACGAGGACGCCAAGACGACAGGTTCTCCACCGGAGGAACGAACTGCCGAGATCAAGCGGCTCGAACGCCAGTATCCACAGACCAGAATCGAACGACTGCTCCCACGCCCGTTCCTCATTGTCACCGCCGCTTGTCTCCAGGCGTGCTATCACCTCCTCGATGGGCGGCCGCAGGCCATCCCGTCCATGCTTTCATGACCTGGAACCGTCCCCAGATTCTCTTTAGTGCCCTGCTACTCGCTGTCGTCTTTTCGGTCCAATTTCCCGTCCCTGGCGTCGGTTCCCAGTTTGTTTCGCTCAACCTCTCTGATCTCGTCGCTTTGGCCATCGTGATTGCTTTCGTCGTTGAGCGCTCGGTTGCTGACGATTGGCATATCTCGATTCCGCTGCCACGAATTACTGCATTGTACATCCTCGCGACTGTCTGGATCGTCATAACAGTCGCTGTTGCAGTCATTAGGGAACCTGTGTCTGTCGTCGCGAGTACCTTCTGGACCCTGAAATGGCTCGAAATTCTGGTCGTGTTCGTTTTGGCTCAGCAATACCGTGATGAGATCGATTGGCGTTCGATCATGTCTCTGCTGATTGGCGCGGCACTGCTCATATCACTCGCTGCGATCGTCGAAACGGCGACGACATCGGGTTGGAACCAGCCGACGGTATTCTGGCACAATCCAAATACTCTTGCCGTATTCCTTGGCCTGCCGAGCTTACTTTGTCTGGCTTTCGGTGCGGTCGAAATACAGCGTCGGCCCCGCGTCGGTGTCCTCTCGCTTGGTCTCGGACTCGTCCTCGTTCTCGGTGTGGGGGCAACGGGGTCTCGATCGGGCGTGATCACGCTCGTCGTCGGTGCGACTGTTGCCGTCATACTTGCCCGACGCAGGATTTCGACGCCACTTCTGCTCGGGACCGCTAGTGGAGGGGTGCTGCTGGGGCTCGGTGGGCTCTGGCTCACTGATAGATTTTATCTCTTTCGCCGGTTCTTTCCGACAATTACACTTCAAGAGGGTGGAATCGTCTTCAGTGGCCCGGGAACAAACGGGCTATACACCCGCTATGAGTTGGTTATCGATGCTATCGGACTGTGGTCACGACAGCCGGTCTTTGGCTATGGCTGGATGGCTTCCCCGGAGAACCCACACGTGGGGTATCTCGACGTTCTCTACTCGCAGTTGCTCGTCGACGTTGGCTTGTTCGGCCTCGTGCTCGTGCTCGCTCTCTACCTTGGAATCGCCCGGGCTTTCATCATCAGGAGAGCGGACTCCTCGCTCGCGCTCTGTGTGACCGGCGCCGGCTGGCTGTTCGGTATGCTTACAGCGGGTATCGGGGGCGCACACGTGCGTGTCCCTCGGCTGATGTTTCTACTGGTAATCATTCTTGCCGCCGCCGCTCATCTCTCCTGCCGGGACCGATAAAGTGACAATAATCCGTTGTATCGGTGGATAGGGATGGAACCTCTCTGTACCCTTCTTTCGGTCGGTGAGGGCAACATCCACTCATAGGTTCAGACACTGGCACGTCTGTTTTTGTATCCCTGTCCCGACAGTGTCTTGAACCGATACCCCAGCCGGAATCTGACTCTTCCAGTTTATTCTCTCGTGGGGACCCCATCTCGGAATCATAATTTTCCATCAGGTATGTTCCCCGCACAGGGCCGCCAAAGGTGACTGGGATGTGTTGGCACGTCTCTACGGATCGTCTCGCCGATGCACGACAATCGCTGCTGCCGATTTCCGGGCGCCCACTCGCTGGCCCCTTTGTGGGGCGGCTACTGGGTATACCCCTCATCGTGGAACGCTGAACGACGCGTCCCGTTTTGAACGTCGTCCTCGGAAACGGTTACGCTGGTGCCTTCAGCTTCGTAGGTTCCTGGCAGTGGGACTGTTTCCCGATAAACACCGTCCGCATCGACGTCCGTCTCCATCGTGATCGAACGCGACTTTCCACCGATCTCCGCTGACACCGCTATCGTCACTGTCGAATTCGCCGGCGCAGGCCCCGTCAACCGGGCCCCAGGGACGAGCGTGAACACTTGCAATGAATCTTCCGAATCAGTCCACACCGCTTGATAATGGCTCGTCTCGATCCCGAACCCGTCACTCCAGAGCTGGTCGTAGATCGTCCCGGCCTGCCCGCCATTGGACATGTCCCCCTCTTGAACAACAACGAACCCGGCGCGATCCTTTAGTCGCTCGTACCACTCTTCGCCATTTTCCGACGCCAGGAACTCCCCGAAGTTCGACTGCGCGTACCCGTAACTCCGGGCTTCCCCGTTCACGAACCAGTTGTACACCCGATTGCGCCCCCACTGGCTGAACACGTAGTTCTCGGGATACTCCCACTCTCGCTCCGCAGAATACTCCCGCATGAACTGCGCTGCCTCGTACATCGACTCGTCGATCAACAATTGCGAGTGCTTGATCGGCGTGTTCAAAATACCGAGTGACCCGACACCCAGTCCGAGCCCCAGCAACGACAACGCCCGACGTCGTTCCGGCATCTCGAGATCGTCCGTCTCCTCGACGTCTTCACCCGAAGCCAACCCCCGACTCCCGGACTCTTCCGACCCGCTGAACGGCCGTGGATACGCCCCCAGATCCACCCACGCAGCCACGTGCACGAACCCCAATCCACCAAAGACCGCCGCAAACAGCGCCAACTGTCCGGCGAACCGAATCTGGATCACTGACAGCAACAGGAACCACCAGCCGTAGACGCCCACGAGCAACCACGCCGGTGCGAATTCCCGGGAACTCCGCCAGAGCGCCCAGCCCATGTATGGCAGCGCGAGGAAGAGCGCGAACCCGAACAGGAAGATCGGCCCGACGATCGACCCCAGCTCACCCGAGACGATCGATGTCGTCTCGGCGATCCCCTCTGTCGAGACCAGGAAGTCCACACCACGCCCGAGTTCGTCGACGAAGTCCGGGAAGAGCGTCCAGACCGCCGCGAACCCGACTCCGCCGATCAGCACTTCACCGCCGAGCAACGACCGGGCCGACACTTCGAACCGCCGGGCGGCTTCCCCCAGTCCAACGAGCACGACGCTCCCGCCCACCAACAACACGGGCGCGAGCGCGACCACCCGCGTGTGCCAGCCCCACTGGGTGTGGGCCGCCAATACCACCAGCGCGGCCAACGCCAGCCCGCTCAGGAAGCCCGCCGCCTCACGAGCGGGCGATCGCCCTGCACGCACCCACGACGGCACTGCCAGCGCCACAAACACGCCCAGCGGCGCGACCAGCAACGGCCCGGCATCCCAGGCGAGCGTCTGGCCCGCCACACCGATCCCCAGGGCCAGCCCCCACGCCCACGTCCGCCAGTTGCGAGTGTCCACCCGATCGCGACCCACCAGCGACACCACCGCCAGCGCCGTCAACGCCAGCCAGGGATAGTCGAAGGCGTGGTGATCCGCGAACCCGAGCCCGGTCCGGAAGGCGTGGCCGGGCATGATCGCCAGCAGCGCCACGGCGGCGATACCGACGCGACGGTCCTCCGTCAATCGCACCGCAAGCACGTACACCAGCAACGCCGTTAGGACCGCCGAGACCACGGGGAACCACGCCAAGACCCCGCCGACGGCCGATGTCCCGCCGAACAGCGTCGAGGCCCACGACACCATCGCGATCATCAGCGGCTCGCCATGGGCGACCTCTTCGGGCAACGACGCGAACACCGAGAAGTCCACCGGCCCGCCACTCGCCTCTATCAGCTGATGCACTAAATACCGGTAGTAGTATGGATCGTTTCCCGAGAGGACGACGTCTTCGCCGCGGAACACCGCCGGCCAGGGTAGCACCCGGAACAGAACCACCAGCGTGAGCGCCCCGACCAGCCCGAGCGTGGCCACCGGCCGCTCGACGCGCAGGTCCGACAGTGACACCTCCTCGAAAATACCCCCTGATCGGTTGCCCGGAGAAGTCCTCGCCGTCCCCTTGTCAGCCTCCTGCTCCACACCGAGCGCCCGCCGAACCCCCTCGCGATCCGCGAACGTGTACTCCCCCTCGCGCTTCTCGACGATACCACGCGAGACCAGCTCGCCGAACGTCCCCGAGTCGAATGGCACGTCCTCATAGGTCCAGGTCTCTGCAGCGGCGTCCACGTCGAGAAGTTCTTCCAAATCGTCCGCAATATCCGGCTTCTCCGCGAGGAGTTCCGTAGTCGTCGCCTCCACGTCAGTCATTACACCCACACGTTCCGCCGGAGTCAATAAAGCCACGGGTCGGGGCGAGTTCGCTACAGTAGTGTCTCGATCTCGTTTAACCCATACAGCGACCAGTTCTCGCCAAGCTCGTCCGGGAGCCCGTCGACGAACCCGCTTTTGGAGAACAGCGCGAACGCCTCCTCACGCGTCTCCGGCCCCCATCGCACACGCTCGGCTTTCTCCCGGAGCTGTGATGCGAGTCCGTGACCGACTGGCTGCGCTGTCCACTTACATTCCGCAAAGAGGATCCGATCGTCCCCGGGAGCGAGTCCGACGATGTCGATCTCGTCTTCGCCGTACCACCACCGCCCGACGTCGGCGTAGGGTCCGAGTTCACCACGGCGATGCAAACGCTGTCTCGAGAGCATCGAGTTCCGCCGTCCGGTCGTAGAAGGTCATACTCTCGATAATGATTACTGCGATAATTTCTTCTAGCTTATTGCTGGTCTCGACGCCAGGTACGTTTGGCGGTATCCCGGACTGATCCAGCCCGCTGTCTCGACGAGCGACACCGCAACTGTGTCGAACGCCCACCGACGGAAAGACTTATGCAGGTAGTTACTCACTTCATGAGTAACACATGACGATCATCGTCACCGGCGGCGACGGACACATCGGCTGGCCGACAGCCCTGCGCATCGCGACGCGAACCGACGACCGCGTGCTCCTGGTCGATAACTTCGCACGACGGGAGTGGGTCGAGGAGGTCGGCTCCGTCAGCGGCGTCCCGATCACCTCGATCGACGAGCGCATCGAGGCCGCCGAGGCGGTCCACGGGATCACGAACCTCTCGTTCGTCGAGGGCGACCTCGTCGAGAAGTCCTTCGTCGACGAACTCCTGGCCGTCCACGAACCCGACACCATCGTGCACACGGCCGCCCAGCCGTCCGCACCCTACAGCCAGATCAACGGCGAGCGCGCCAACTACACCCAGCACAACAACATGCAGGCCACCCGGAACCTGCTGTGGGGCCTGGAGGAACACGACCTCACCGACACCCACTTCATCGAGACGACGACGACCGGCGTCTACGGCGCGCCGGAGTTCCCGATCCCCGAGGGCGGCGCGACGATGGAGAACCAGGGCGAAGAAGACGAGGTCCCGTTTCCGGCGATGGCGGGCAGCTGGTATCACCTCACCAAGAGCCACGACGCGGCGAACATGCGCCTCGCGCACTCGCAGTTCGACATCCCCATCTCGGACGTGCGGACCGCGATCACCTACGGCACAGGGACCGAAGAGACCGAGGCCGACCCGCGACTCGCGACGCGTTTCGACTTCGATTACTACTTCGGCGTCGTCGCCCACCGCTTCGCCGCCCAGGCCGTCGCCGGCTACCCGATGACCGTCTACGGCAAGGGCGAGCAGCGCAAACCCTTCATCGCGATGGAGGATGCCGTCGAGGGACTCGCAGAACTCGCGCTTATGGACCCCGACGACCGCCCGGACGACCACGTCGTCTACAACCAGGTCACGCGCGCGATCTCGATCGTCGAGGTCGCCGAGACCATCGCCGACGTCGCCGGCGAGTTCGATCTCGACGTCGACGTCAAACACTACGACAACCCCCGCGACGAGGACGAGACCCACAAGATGGAGATCGAGAACGACCGCTACGCCGACCTCATCGACGGGCAGGGCACGACCTTCGAGGAGGGCGTCCGGTCGATCCTGGGAACCCTGGTCGAACACGACGACCGGATCACGGCCCACGAGGATCGGTTCCTCCCGGGTGTGCTGACAGACGACGAGGACTGACCGACTGTCATGGATGTCCTCGTGACGGGCGGAATGGGATATATCGGCAGCGCCCTGCTGCCGCTGCTCGCCGACGCCCCCGACGTCGATCGGATCGTCGTGCTCGACTCGCTCGCCAGCGGGTCGCCACGCCATCTACTCGAAGCGCGCGTCGACGGCGATCTGGACTTCCGGCGCGGCGACGTCCGGGAGTACGGCAACGTCGAGAACGCGATGGGCGGCGTCGACACCGTGATCCACCTCGCGGCGATCACCGGTGCGGCGAGTACCCACGACCGCCGCGCGGAGACGATGGCGGTCAACTTGGAGGGCACGGAGAACGTCGTCAACGCGGCGCGGAAACTCGATGTCGGGAACCTCGTCTTTGCCTCCTCGTGTAACAACTACGGCCGCGCGGCGACGACCGACATCGACGAGACGACCGAGCCCGATCCGCTGAATCCCTACGCTGAGGCGAAAGTCGCCGCCGAGAACATCGTCGCCGAATTCGCTGGGGCGAACGGCGCGAACGCGACTTCCCTCCGGATGAGCACAAACTACGGGTTCGCCCCCGGCGTCCGGTTCAACCTGGTGGTCAATCACTTCGTCTTCCGGGCGTTGACCGGTCGGCCGCTGACGGTCTACGGCGACGGGTCGAACTGGCGGCCATTCATCCACGTCCGCGACGCAGCGCGGGCGTTCGCCCACGCAGCACGCAACCCCGAATCGTGGTCCCGGGACATCTACAACGTCGGCAGCGAGGCCGGCAACTATCGCATCAGTGAGATCGCCGAGATCGTCAGCGAGGAGGTTGCACCTGTCGACGTGACGTATCTCGAAGACGAACATCCCGGCCCCTCCTATCACGTCAACTTCGACCGCCTCGAAGAGACCGGGTTCGAGCCCGAATGGACGCTCCGTGATGGCGTTGGCGATCTTGCCACCGTCCTTCGCGACCGTCAGGAGATCGATGCATGACCGAGAATGACTCCTTCGACCCGGACGAACCGCTCTCGATCGCCGTCACCGGCGCGGCGGGCTTCATCGGCTCGCGCGTCCTCGACCGCCTCCAGGCGGCCCACCCGGAGTGGGAACTCACGGCGATCGACAACTTCTATCTCGGTGACGTTCGGGAAGTCGGCGACGTCACCGTCGAACACGTCGACGTCCGGAACCGCGATCGCCTCGCGGACGCACTCGCGGGGAGCGACGTCGTGATGCACCTCGCGGCGATCAGCGGCGTCGACGACTGCACCGAGAACGCCGACCTCGCCTACGAGACCAACGTCGTCGGGACGCACAACGTCGCGTGGTTCTGTCGCCAGACCGGGGCCGCACTCGTCTTTCCCTTCAGCATGGCCGTGCTGGGGGACCCCCAGTCGTTCCCGATCACCGTCGAGCAGCCACGCGACCCGATGAACTGGTACGGCCGGACGAAAGTGCTGGGCGAGCAGGCCATCGAGACCTACGCCGACGGCGCGTTCCCGGCCCACCTCTTCCTGAAGTCGAATCTCTACGGCAGCCACCAGGTCGGCGAGCAGACGGTCTCGAAGGGGACGGTCATCAACTTCTTCCTGGGCCGACTCTTCGACGGCGAGACGCTCACCGTCTACGAGCCGGGAACCCAGGCGCGCAACTACATCCACGTCAAGGATATCGCCCGGGCGTACGTCCGGAGCGCCGAACGCCTCGAAGAACAACTCGCCGCTGGCGAGACCGGCGTCGAGCGCTACGAGATCGCCAGCGACGAGGATCCAAGCGTCATGACCGTCGCCGAACGGATCCAGTCGATCGCCGGCGAGTACGGCCTCGACGCCGATGTCGAACTCGTCGAGAACCCGCGTGCCGGCGACGAGACGCTCGTCTCGGAGTTCGGCGTCGACACGAGCGCCGCTCGCGAGCGACTGGGCTGGGAGGTCCGTCACACCATCGAGGAGACTGTCCGGGAACGACTCGACTCCCGGCTGTCGTGACCCTCGATAGGTCGGCTGTCCGGCACTTTCCCCAATGACTTTCTCCCCTCGCTTCGACTGATAGGGAGATGGAAAGCGACAAGACGCTTCGCGAACTGGCCGACGAGAACGACCTCACGCTCGGTGCAAGCATCACGGCAGACGCATTCAGGACGTACCCCGACGATCCGGCGGTCGCACAGACGCTCACGCGGGAGTTCAACGCCGTCACGACCGGCAACGCACTCAAGATGGGGCCGTTGCGCCCTGAGCGCTACACCTACGATTTCGAGGATGCCGACGCCATCGTGAACCTCGGAGTCGCAAACGACCTGCTGGTTCGGGGCCACGCGCTCGTCTGGCACAACCAGACCCCGGGGTGGTTCTACCCCTGGGAGTACACCGACGACCAGCTTCGGACGTTCCTCCGGGACCACATCCACACCGTCGCGGGACGCTATCGCGGGAAGGTCGACGTCTGGGATGTCGTCAACGAGGCCGTCGCCGACGACGGTACCATGCGCGAGACGGCGTGGTACGACGCGATGGGCGAGGAGTACATCGACCTGGCCTTCCAGTGGGCCAACGAGGTCGCGCCCGATGCCGACCTCTTCTACAACGACTACGGCATCGACGAGATCAACGAGAAGGCCGACGGGGTCTACGCACTCCTCGAACGCCTCCTCGACCGCGGTGTCCCCATCGACGGCGTCGGCCTCCAGATGCACGCCTTCCGTGCCCAGGAGTACGTGACGCCCGAGGCCCTCGGCGAGAACATCCGGCGGTTCAAAGACCTCGGGCTGGACGTCCACGTCACCGAGATGGACGTCGCCTACGATCGGGAGAACGTCCCCGAGGACCACCTGGAACACCAGGCCCAGTACTACCGCGACATCCTGGAGGCGTGTCTCGACAACGGCTGTGACACGCTGGTCACCTGGGGGGTCCACGACACGGCCTCCTGGCTGCGAAACTACGACCAGACGATCACCGACGACCCGCTGCTGTTCGACGAGGACTTCGATCCCAAGCCCGCCTACTTCGCGATCAAGGACCTGCTGGAGAGTCGGGTCTGAGCGAATCAGGTCAGCAACATCCCTGTGTTATCGGGGCCTGCGATCGCTTGCGGAAGACGCACGCTGGGGCCTGAACATGTCGGTTGTGTCTGTTTTGAGCCCAACAACTAAACCCTGTCAACGCCAACGTTGACGTAACAATGGCCACCGCTGACGAGCAGATACGAGTGAGCGACCGGGTGAAGCGAGAACTCGACCGCCTCCGGCGGGAGAACGAGAGCTACAACGATGTGCTCGAGCGAGTCCTTGACGAGGAGAAGCTCGGTGACTTCTACGACGGGTTCGGTCGATGGTCCGACGAGGAAGCCGACCGCGTCCGTGAGGCCCGCCGCAAGTCAAAAGAGAAGCGAAAGCAGCGACTGCGAGAGCGAGCTGTGGACACGGCATGAAGGTCCTCGACGCGACTTTTCTGATCGACTATCTGGACGGCGTCGAAGCGACCAAAGCGTTCTATGAGGCACATGGGGGCGAGAACGAACGCTGGGTGATGCCCGTTCCGGCCTACGCTGAGGCACTCGTCGGCGAGGGGAACCTGCCGAGTGGCGACGTCGACGGTGCTCGTGGAGCCCTCTCGTGGGGTGAGACGTACGCCGTCGACGAGCGGACGGCCGTGACAGCGGGGGAGATCGCGGACGAGGTCGGATCGAGTGGGCCGTATTTGGACGGCCTTGATGCGCTGATTGCCGCCGTCGGCAGGGAACTGGATGCGCCAGTGGTCTCCGGCGACAGTGACCTCACGCACCCAGAGACGAAGCACGTGATCGACGTCGAAGAGTATCGCGAGCCCGAACACGACCACTAACTCGTCTCGGCTACTTAGTTACTCACTTGGGCAATCAGCAAGCGGATTTTTGGCTTCGGACAGCTCAGCCACGTTACTCTCCCCCGAAACCGGCCGCTACGTGTCTATGAATCCGGGAAAAGCCGATATACGTAGTGGGCCGGCGCGAATGTCGAACTCGGGAAGACGGTCGCGCTCACTTCGCTCGCGCGCTGCGACTTCCCTGCTCGAATTCGCGCGGCTACACGGACTTCCCGCTCACGAGTTTGTTCGCGGGAAAGGTAGTGGGCCGGCGCGAATTCGAATCGCGGTTACGGCCACCCGAAGGCCGAAGGATACCAAGCTACCCCACCGGCCCGCGCTCTATAGTTGCCGAGGTTTGCCTTTAACTCTTGCGAGACTGGCCGAGTCGGGCGAATCAGCTATCGTGGCGTGTTGACGCTGCAACACTTATCCCCGCCGGGCACCTTTTACCCTGTATGCCCGAAGAAGTCCTCTTCGAAACCGAGCAGTCAATGTCCCGCGCAGACATCGCCACGTACCTCCGCACCGTGGCCGACAACCTCGAGGGCGGCGACGCGATCACGCTGGAAGCCGGCGACCAGTCGGTGACGCTCGAACCACCCGCCCAGCCGACCTTCGAGGTCAAAGCCGAACGCGAGGGACCGGTCGATGGCTCCGGGGAACTCTCCATCGAACTCGAACTCGAGTGGGACGAGAACGCCGACGGTGGGACCGAGGGAGACGGCGAACTCCGGATCGAGTAAGCTCCCTCACTAACGACGTGCGATCGATCAATAGCGCTCGTAGCCGTCGGTATCGAGATAGTTGTGGACGACGCTGATCGCGTGATCGGCGTGGATCGCGTTCGGCCCGAGACTGACTCGTTCGGCGTCTAACTCATCGAGCAATGCTTGCTCTTCCGCGGTGAAATCCCGGTGATCCGAGAGGACGAAAACGGGATCCTCTGGGGGTGCCGACTCGACAATCGGCCTTCCGTCCTCATGAAGCTGGAGTAGCGTCCCCTCCCCGGCGGCGTCCCGGAGGGCGGCCTCGACGCCCCGCCGGGAGAGAGAGATTCCGGGCGACGTCTCGACCGCCTGGTGGCCGATCGCGCCCTCGCGCTGTTCGAGCGCGCTC is from Halorhabdus sp. BNX81 and encodes:
- the trmY gene encoding tRNA (pseudouridine(54)-N(1))-methyltransferase TrmY, with translation MRQFVVIGHEAPTTPDFPLDDLPGGAGRLDLLSRSITAALLRSHGLRGDVRFRLILDDEFTLRFEGAKLQGLNPDERSTAARVRSALEQREGAIGHQAVETSPGISLSRRGVEAALRDAAGEGTLLQLHEDGRPIVESAPPEDPVFVLSDHRDFTAEEQALLDELDAERVSLGPNAIHADHAISVVHNYLDTDGYERY
- a CDS encoding STT3 domain-containing protein, with the protein product MTDVEATTTELLAEKPDIADDLEELLDVDAAAETWTYEDVPFDSGTFGELVSRGIVEKREGEYTFADREGVRRALGVEQEADKGTARTSPGNRSGGIFEEVSLSDLRVERPVATLGLVGALTLVVLFRVLPWPAVFRGEDVVLSGNDPYYYRYLVHQLIEASGGPVDFSVFASLPEEVAHGEPLMIAMVSWASTLFGGTSAVGGVLAWFPVVSAVLTALLVYVLAVRLTEDRRVGIAAVALLAIMPGHAFRTGLGFADHHAFDYPWLALTALAVVSLVGRDRVDTRNWRTWAWGLALGIGVAGQTLAWDAGPLLVAPLGVFVALAVPSWVRAGRSPAREAAGFLSGLALAALVVLAAHTQWGWHTRVVALAPVLLVGGSVVLVGLGEAARRFEVSARSLLGGEVLIGGVGFAAVWTLFPDFVDELGRGVDFLVSTEGIAETTSIVSGELGSIVGPIFLFGFALFLALPYMGWALWRSSREFAPAWLLVGVYGWWFLLLSVIQIRFAGQLALFAAVFGGLGFVHVAAWVDLGAYPRPFSGSEESGSRGLASGEDVEETDDLEMPERRRALSLLGLGLGVGSLGILNTPIKHSQLLIDESMYEAAQFMREYSAEREWEYPENYVFSQWGRNRVYNWFVNGEARSYGYAQSNFGEFLASENGEEWYERLKDRAGFVVVQEGDMSNGGQAGTIYDQLWSDGFGIETSHYQAVWTDSEDSLQVFTLVPGARLTGPAPANSTVTIAVSAEIGGKSRSITMETDVDADGVYRETVPLPGTYEAEGTSVTVSEDDVQNGTRRSAFHDEGYTQ
- a CDS encoding NAD(P)-dependent oxidoreductase is translated as MDVLVTGGMGYIGSALLPLLADAPDVDRIVVLDSLASGSPRHLLEARVDGDLDFRRGDVREYGNVENAMGGVDTVIHLAAITGAASTHDRRAETMAVNLEGTENVVNAARKLDVGNLVFASSCNNYGRAATTDIDETTEPDPLNPYAEAKVAAENIVAEFAGANGANATSLRMSTNYGFAPGVRFNLVVNHFVFRALTGRPLTVYGDGSNWRPFIHVRDAARAFAHAARNPESWSRDIYNVGSEAGNYRISEIAEIVSEEVAPVDVTYLEDEHPGPSYHVNFDRLEETGFEPEWTLRDGVGDLATVLRDRQEIDA
- a CDS encoding PIN domain-containing protein, which produces MKVLDATFLIDYLDGVEATKAFYEAHGGENERWVMPVPAYAEALVGEGNLPSGDVDGARGALSWGETYAVDERTAVTAGEIADEVGSSGPYLDGLDALIAAVGRELDAPVVSGDSDLTHPETKHVIDVEEYREPEHDH
- a CDS encoding NAD-dependent epimerase/dehydratase family protein; this encodes MTIIVTGGDGHIGWPTALRIATRTDDRVLLVDNFARREWVEEVGSVSGVPITSIDERIEAAEAVHGITNLSFVEGDLVEKSFVDELLAVHEPDTIVHTAAQPSAPYSQINGERANYTQHNNMQATRNLLWGLEEHDLTDTHFIETTTTGVYGAPEFPIPEGGATMENQGEEDEVPFPAMAGSWYHLTKSHDAANMRLAHSQFDIPISDVRTAITYGTGTEETEADPRLATRFDFDYYFGVVAHRFAAQAVAGYPMTVYGKGEQRKPFIAMEDAVEGLAELALMDPDDRPDDHVVYNQVTRAISIVEVAETIADVAGEFDLDVDVKHYDNPRDEDETHKMEIENDRYADLIDGQGTTFEEGVRSILGTLVEHDDRITAHEDRFLPGVLTDDED
- a CDS encoding endo-1,4-beta-xylanase, whose translation is MESDKTLRELADENDLTLGASITADAFRTYPDDPAVAQTLTREFNAVTTGNALKMGPLRPERYTYDFEDADAIVNLGVANDLLVRGHALVWHNQTPGWFYPWEYTDDQLRTFLRDHIHTVAGRYRGKVDVWDVVNEAVADDGTMRETAWYDAMGEEYIDLAFQWANEVAPDADLFYNDYGIDEINEKADGVYALLERLLDRGVPIDGVGLQMHAFRAQEYVTPEALGENIRRFKDLGLDVHVTEMDVAYDRENVPEDHLEHQAQYYRDILEACLDNGCDTLVTWGVHDTASWLRNYDQTITDDPLLFDEDFDPKPAYFAIKDLLESRV
- a CDS encoding amphi-Trp domain-containing protein — protein: MPEEVLFETEQSMSRADIATYLRTVADNLEGGDAITLEAGDQSVTLEPPAQPTFEVKAEREGPVDGSGELSIELELEWDENADGGTEGDGELRIE
- a CDS encoding antitoxin VapB family protein — translated: MATADEQIRVSDRVKRELDRLRRENESYNDVLERVLDEEKLGDFYDGFGRWSDEEADRVREARRKSKEKRKQRLRERAVDTA
- a CDS encoding O-antigen ligase family protein; this translates as MTWNRPQILFSALLLAVVFSVQFPVPGVGSQFVSLNLSDLVALAIVIAFVVERSVADDWHISIPLPRITALYILATVWIVITVAVAVIREPVSVVASTFWTLKWLEILVVFVLAQQYRDEIDWRSIMSLLIGAALLISLAAIVETATTSGWNQPTVFWHNPNTLAVFLGLPSLLCLAFGAVEIQRRPRVGVLSLGLGLVLVLGVGATGSRSGVITLVVGATVAVILARRRISTPLLLGTASGGVLLGLGGLWLTDRFYLFRRFFPTITLQEGGIVFSGPGTNGLYTRYELVIDAIGLWSRQPVFGYGWMASPENPHVGYLDVLYSQLLVDVGLFGLVLVLALYLGIARAFIIRRADSSLALCVTGAGWLFGMLTAGIGGAHVRVPRLMFLLVIILAAAAHLSCRDR
- a CDS encoding NAD(P)-dependent oxidoreductase translates to MTENDSFDPDEPLSIAVTGAAGFIGSRVLDRLQAAHPEWELTAIDNFYLGDVREVGDVTVEHVDVRNRDRLADALAGSDVVMHLAAISGVDDCTENADLAYETNVVGTHNVAWFCRQTGAALVFPFSMAVLGDPQSFPITVEQPRDPMNWYGRTKVLGEQAIETYADGAFPAHLFLKSNLYGSHQVGEQTVSKGTVINFFLGRLFDGETLTVYEPGTQARNYIHVKDIARAYVRSAERLEEQLAAGETGVERYEIASDEDPSVMTVAERIQSIAGEYGLDADVELVENPRAGDETLVSEFGVDTSAARERLGWEVRHTIEETVRERLDSRLS